A single Lactuca sativa cultivar Salinas chromosome 8, Lsat_Salinas_v11, whole genome shotgun sequence DNA region contains:
- the LOC128127834 gene encoding uncharacterized protein LOC128127834 translates to MEEIVLYKDHNLNPNLLVVTTTTHTYHHTPPPSLPPTTCHHHAPTFTTPTTHHHHHNPPVPPPPPATTTTTHLSPRTTTIHLPTRQSPPPPPPPSPPLLFTTTNHHHHHHLPLPPATNSTNKHHLPPPPIATTYHHRPSSTIHLHHPPPLPITTTLPPSPLPATTTNTTQHPSPPLSITITCLYHLPITITYHHPSSPSPPHQQPSPTNTTTHPPLTTTTHHRYQPSPTLPHANTTLYHLPINTTTTNPHTTLHHHNHPPTRITINHLSSTTPITYHP, encoded by the coding sequence ATGGAGGAAATTGTCTTGTACAAGGATCACAATCTTAACCctaatttgctagttgtgacaaccaCCACCCACACCTACCACCACACCCCACCCCCATCCCTACCACccaccacctgccaccaccaTGCACCCaccttcaccacccccaccacccatcaccaccatcataACCCGCcagtaccaccaccaccacctgctaccaccaccaccacccacctatCTCCACGAACCACCACAATCCACCTACCCACCCGccaatcaccaccaccaccaccaccaccatcaccaccactactCTTCACTACCAccaaccaccatcaccaccaccacctgccacTACCACCTGCCACTAACAGCACCAATAAGCATCACCTGCCCCCACCACCCATCGCCACCACCTACCACCATCGCCCATCATCCAccatccacctccaccacccaccgccactacccatcaccaccaccctgCCACCATCACCactacccgccaccaccaccaacaccaccCAACATCCATCACCACCACTATCAATCACCATCACATGTCTCTACCACCTACCCATCACCATCACCTACCACCacccatcatcaccatcaccccCTCACCAGCAACCATCACCCACTAACACAACCACCCACCCACCACTTACTACCACCACCCATCATCGTTACCAACCATCACCAACATTACCACATGCAAATACCACTCTATATCACCTACCCATCaataccaccaccaccaacccacACACTACCCTTCACCACCACAACCACCCACCAACCAGAATTACAATAAACCATTTATCATCCACGACCCCTATTACCTATCACCCAtga